Proteins from a single region of Ananas comosus cultivar F153 linkage group 3, ASM154086v1, whole genome shotgun sequence:
- the LOC109707769 gene encoding uncharacterized protein LOC109707769, whose amino-acid sequence MASFEALYGRKCRSLIHWSNVGERTVLGPDVVREAEEKVRLARQRLATAQSRHKSYANKRRKDIEFTVGDRVFLKVTPMRGVKRFCVRGKLSPRYIGSFEILERIGAMAYKLALPPRLAGVHDVFYVSQLRKYVYDPEHVLAYVPMELQEDMTYEESLAYIVDREVRKLRNREIPYVKIHWCEHGDREETWELEDVMKERYPDLFEELR is encoded by the coding sequence atggcgtCATTCGAGGCCCTCTATGGAAGAAAGTGTCGCTCGCTGATTCATTGGAGCAATGTGGGCGAGAGGACTGTTCTTGGCCCAGATGTTGTGCgtgaggcggaggagaaagttcgccttgcccgacaaaggttAGCAACGGCGCAATCGAGGCACAAAAGTTATGCCAACAAGCGAAGGAAAGATATCGAGTTCActgttggagaccgcgtatttctaaaggtGACGCCTATGCGAGGAGTCAAGCGATTCTGTGTTCgagggaagctaagtccccgctatatcggaTCCTTTGAGATTCTAGAACGGATTGGCGCGATGGCTTATAAgttagcattaccaccgaggcttgcgggagtgcacgatGTATTCTATGTATCtcaactccgcaagtatgtttacgaccccgagcatgttcTCGCATATGTACCGATGGAGCTTCAAGAGGacatgacttatgaggagtccCTGGCTTATATCGTCGATCGAGAAGTGAGGAAACTACGGAACCGcgaaatcccgtatgttaaaattcattGGTGCGAGCACGGCGACCGAGAAGagacttgggagcttgaggacgtGATGAAGGAGCGTTACCCTGATCTCTTCGAGGAACTGCGTTGA